In a genomic window of Lycium ferocissimum isolate CSIRO_LF1 chromosome 9, AGI_CSIRO_Lferr_CH_V1, whole genome shotgun sequence:
- the LOC132031770 gene encoding uncharacterized protein LOC132031770, which yields MTFKVKINGIFDPCCLSAIYHASTNANRSKKLWRSLKNVHNTISGPWAVCGDLMLSWIFEEKKGGRPHTLAKSLDFMDCMQECDLMDTIFTGNKFTWCNGRRRRWRISKRLDRVITNDDWYLNFWSEQEGYSDIIKEVWDQQI from the exons ATGACTTTCAAGGTTAAAATCAATGGAATCTTTGATCCTTGTTGCTTGAGTGCGATCTATCATGCAAGTACCAATGCCAACAGGAGTAAAAAACTCTGGAGGAGCCTAAAGAATGTGCACAATACTATTAGTGGTCCATGGGCTGTATGCGGAGACTTGATGTTATCCTGGatctttgaagaaaagaaaggtgGTCGACCACACACTTTAGCTAAGAGTCTAGATTTCATGGACTGCATGCAGGAATGCGACCTGATGGATACTATATTCACTGGCAATAAATTTACATGGTGTAATGGGAGAAGGAGAAGATGGAGAATCAGTAAAAGGCTTGACAGAGTTATTACTAATGATGATTG GTATCTGAATTTCTGGTCAGAACAGGAAGGCTATTCTGATATTATTAAAGAAGTTTGGGATCAGCAGATATAG
- the LOC132030199 gene encoding glycine-rich cell wall structural protein 1.8-like, with the protein MAKNTRVFNVVFFILLSIGICSAARTLINLDVGIGAKVGAYAGGGGGGSGGGSGGGAVAGDHGGYAGGSGRGEGGGSGYGAGGAPGGEYGGGGGGGSGGGGGGAAAGGAHGGGSGAGEGGGSGGGYGAGGAPGGGYGGGGGHGGGGGSGGAAAGGAHGGGSGAGEGGGSGGGYGAGGAAGGGGGGGGGHGGGGGGGSAGGAGGASGGGYGGGEGAGGGAGGGHGAGGYGGGGGGGAGGGGAYAGGEGGGHAGGYGGGEGGGSGHGGGGGYAP; encoded by the coding sequence ATGGCGAAGAATACTAGAGTTTTTAAcgttgttttctttattttattgaGTATAGGAATATGTTCAGCTGCAAGAACCCTCATCAATCTTGATGTCGGTATTGGGGCCAAGGTTGGCGCCTATGCCGGTGGCGGTGGAGGAGGTTCGGGTGGAGGTAGTGGAGGTGGAGCTGTAGCTGGTGACCATGGTGGTTATGCCGGTGGAAGTGGTCGCGGTGAAGGAGGTGGCAGCGGATATGGTGCTGGTGGGGCACCGGGAGGTGAATATGGCGGAGGAGGTGGCGGTGGCAGTGGTGGTGGTGGCGGAGGAGCGGCTGCTGGTGGAGCACATGGTGGTGGATCCGGTGCAGGTGAAGGAGGAGGAAGCGGTGGCGGATATGGAGCTGGTGGGGCTCCAGGGGGTGGATATGGTGGTGGAGGTGGCCACGGAGGTGGTGGTGGCAGCGGTGGTGCTGCTGCAGGTGGAGCACATGGAGGTGGATCTGGTGCAGGTGAAGGAGGAGGAAGTGGTGGTGGATATGGTGCTGGTGGGGCAGCAggcggtggtggtggtggtggaggaggCCACGGAGGTGGTGGCGGAGGTGGTTCAGCAGGGGGAGCTGGTGGAGCATCAGGTGGCGGCTACGGAGGTGGTGAAGGAGCCGGTGGCGGTGCAGGCGGAGGTCATGGAGCTGGAGGATACGGTGGAGGCGGTGGAGGTGGGGCCGGCGGAGGAGGAGCCTATGCCGGTGGTGAAGGGGGTGGACATGCAGGTGGATATGGTGGTGGTGAAGGGGGTGGATCCGGACATGGTGGTGGTGGCGGCTATGCCCCTTGA
- the LOC132031772 gene encoding glycine-rich cell wall structural protein 1.8-like produces the protein MAKSTRVFNIVFFILLSIGICSAARTLINLDVGIGAKLATIGGYAGGSGSGEGGGSGYGAGGTPGGGYSSGGGGGSGGGGGGGAAGGARGGASGAGEGAGSGGGGGGSAGGAGGASGGGYGSGEGAGGAHRGGYGGGGSGGGGAYAGGEGGGHAGGYGGGEGGGSGHGGGGGYAP, from the exons ATGGCGAAGAGTACTAGAGTTTTTAacattgttttctttattttattgaGTATAGGAATATGTTCAGCTGCAAGAACCCTCATCAatcttgatgttggtattgggGCTAAG CTGGCGACCATTGGTGGTTATGCCGGTGGAAGTGGTAGCGGTGAAGGTGGTGGCAGCGGATATGGTGCTGGTGGGACACCGGGAGGTGGATACAGCAGTGGAGGTGGCGGTGGaagtggtggtggtggcggAGGAGGGGCTGCTGGTGGAGCACGTGGTGGTGCATCCGGTGCAGGTGAAGGAGCAGgaagtggtggtggtggaggtggcTCAGCAGGGGGAGCTGGTGGAGCATCAGGTGGCGGCTACGGAAGTGGTGAAGGTGCCGGTGGAGCTCATAGAGGAGGATACGGTGGCGGTGGTTCAGGCGGAGGAGGAGCCTATGCCGGTGGTGAAGGGGGTGGACATGCTGGTGGATATGGTGGTGGTGAAGGGGGTGGATCCGGCCATGGTGGTGGTGGCGGCTATGCcccttga
- the LOC132030200 gene encoding glycine-rich cell wall structural protein 1.8-like: protein MAYHKISSVLFLVLLSATICYASSRALLTLEGGLGYGGGSEGGYGVGGAGGYGGGGGGGSGGGGGYGGMVDHGGYGGGGEGGGNGGGSAGYVPGGEHGGGYGGGGGGGHGGGGGYGAGGEHGIGYGGGGGAGSGGGYGGGAEHGGAYGGGGGGGSGSGGGYGAGGVPGGGYGGGEGGGSGGGYGGAGGLPGSGYGGGGGHGGGGGGGYGAGGAAGGGYGSGGGAGGGAGGAYGGGHAGGGGGGSGGGGGYGGEGGAYGGGHAGGSGGGSGGGRGYGGGGEHGGGYGGGGGSGGGGGHGGYIP, encoded by the coding sequence ATGGCTTATCATAAGATTTCTAGTGTTCTTTTTCTTGTGTTACTTAGTGCAACCATATGTTATGCTTCTTCTAGAGCCCTCCTTACTCTAGAGGGAGGTCTTGGCTATGGTGGTGGTTCAGAAGGAGGTTATGGAGTTGGTGGAGCTGGGGGATATGGAGGTGGTGGAGGTGGAGGTTCTGGAGGTGGTGGTGGTTATGGAGGTATGGTTGATCATGGTGGATATGGAGGTGGTGGTGAAGGTGGTGGTAATGGTGGGGGTAGTGCTGGCTATGTACCTGGTGGAGAGCATGGAGGAGGATATGGaggaggtggtggtggtggccaTGGTGGAGGAGGTGGTTATGGTGCAGGTGGTGAACATGGTATAGGATATGGAGGTGGAGGAGGAGCAGGAAGTGGCGGTGGATATGGCGGAGGTGCAGAACATGGAGGCGCatatggtggtggtggaggaggTGGTAGTGGTAGTGGTGGTGGTTATGGTGCGGGAGGTGTTCCTGGAGGCGGTTATGGAGGCGGAGAAGGGGGAGGAAGTGGTGGTGGCTATGGAGGAGCAGGAGGTTTACCTGGTAGTGGATATGGAGGGGGAGGCGGTCATGGAGGAGGTGGTGGAGGAGGCTATGGTGCAGGAGGAGCTGCAGGTGGTGGATATGGAAGTGGTGGAGGTGCAGGTGGTGGGGCAGGAGGAGCATATGGAGGTGGACATGCCGGTGGCGGTGGTGGTGGTTCAGGAGGAGGAGGGGGATATGGTGGCGAAGGAGGAGCTTACGGTGGTGGACACGCTGGTGGCAGTGGCGGTGGTTCAGGAGGAGGAAGGGGATATGGTGGTGGAGGTGAACATGGAGGTGGGTATGGAGGGGGTGGTGGAAGTGGTGGAGGTGGTGGTCATGGTGGCTACATTCCTtga